A genomic stretch from Shewanella woodyi ATCC 51908 includes:
- a CDS encoding ankyrin repeat domain-containing protein, with amino-acid sequence MNRKMIAFSGFAIGFLLSTTASATSFSEQDIMLYENAAGRGKLQQIKDFIAQGMPVDAKREYSMSGATPLMLSLKFCKPEIVSFLLKQGASLTIKDEDGETATDYAKKACDEVKSLIL; translated from the coding sequence ATGAATAGAAAAATGATTGCTTTTTCGGGCTTTGCTATTGGTTTTCTTTTATCAACGACGGCTTCTGCGACATCGTTTAGTGAGCAGGATATAATGTTGTATGAGAATGCTGCTGGGCGTGGGAAACTGCAACAGATAAAGGATTTTATTGCTCAAGGCATGCCTGTCGATGCGAAAAGAGAGTACAGTATGTCAGGTGCGACTCCTTTGATGCTGAGCTTAAAATTCTGCAAGCCTGAAATCGTGAGTTTCTTACTCAAGCAAGGTGCTAGCTTAACGATAAAAGATGAAGATGGGGAGACAGCAACTGATTATGCTAAAAAGGCATGTGATGAGGTTAAGTCGCTAATCTTATAA